In the genome of Cronobacter malonaticus LMG 23826, one region contains:
- a CDS encoding methyl-accepting chemotaxis protein encodes MFKRIKVITLLITVLIVLGAMQLIAAGVFISALNNDKDNFNVSQISSQNVAEFTDAWISLNQTRVTLNRGMLRLQGNMANQINGGQLNQLVDTANKLLAEAQSHYDKYYGLPETPGMDERLVDRLEEQYRIYSSTLAQMNKFLAEGNLEGMFKQNAEQKQNAMQAVYREWRAEQAKLASKGVKDNESDYERILWILSAIMVMVLAVIIISWVAMRRVLLLPLHDVMGHIRAIAAGDLTQPIDAQGHNEMALLARNVHEMQQALARTVSTVRDSTDTIFTGASEISAGSNDLSSRTEQQAASLEETAASMEQLTATVKQNADNARQATQLARTASETALKGGEVVDGVVRTMDEIAASSNQIAQITNVIDGIAFQTNILALNAAVEAARAGEQGRGFAVVAGEVRTLASRSAQAAKEIKALIENSGNRVDAGSQLVREAGETMKEVVGAVTRVTDIMGEIASASDEQSRGIDQVGLAVSEMDKVTQQNAALVEESAAAAAALEDQAGKLNEAVAVFKLNRAQARAASVAPQASTFSAPAPVASLKAAPAGGSDNWETF; translated from the coding sequence AGCTTATTGCGGCAGGCGTTTTTATCTCTGCGCTCAATAACGACAAAGACAACTTTAACGTCTCGCAAATCTCCAGCCAGAACGTGGCGGAATTTACCGACGCCTGGATAAGCCTCAACCAGACGCGCGTTACGCTGAACCGCGGCATGCTGCGTCTGCAGGGCAACATGGCGAACCAAATCAACGGCGGCCAGCTCAATCAACTGGTTGATACGGCTAACAAACTGCTGGCAGAAGCGCAGAGCCATTACGACAAATACTATGGGCTGCCGGAAACGCCGGGCATGGACGAGCGTCTGGTCGATCGTCTGGAAGAGCAGTACCGCATCTACTCCTCGACGCTTGCGCAAATGAATAAATTCCTGGCCGAAGGCAATCTGGAAGGCATGTTCAAGCAGAATGCCGAGCAGAAGCAGAACGCCATGCAGGCGGTCTATCGCGAATGGCGCGCCGAGCAGGCGAAGCTTGCCAGCAAAGGCGTGAAAGACAACGAAAGCGACTACGAGCGCATTCTGTGGATCCTGTCGGCGATTATGGTGATGGTGCTGGCCGTCATTATTATCAGCTGGGTGGCGATGCGCCGTGTGCTGCTGCTGCCGCTGCACGATGTCATGGGTCATATCCGCGCGATTGCCGCAGGCGATCTGACGCAGCCTATCGATGCGCAAGGCCATAACGAAATGGCGCTGCTGGCGCGTAACGTCCACGAAATGCAGCAGGCGCTGGCTCGTACGGTCAGCACCGTGCGCGACAGCACCGACACCATCTTCACCGGTGCCAGCGAAATCTCCGCGGGCAGCAACGATCTCTCTTCACGCACCGAGCAGCAGGCCGCGTCGCTGGAAGAGACCGCCGCCAGCATGGAACAGCTGACCGCGACCGTGAAACAGAATGCCGATAACGCCCGTCAGGCGACGCAACTGGCGCGTACCGCATCGGAAACCGCGCTGAAAGGCGGGGAAGTGGTGGATGGCGTCGTCCGCACTATGGACGAAATCGCCGCCAGCTCTAACCAGATCGCGCAGATTACCAACGTCATCGACGGCATCGCGTTCCAGACCAACATCCTCGCGCTTAACGCGGCGGTGGAAGCGGCGCGCGCGGGCGAGCAGGGCCGTGGTTTTGCGGTGGTGGCGGGCGAAGTGCGCACGCTGGCAAGCCGCAGCGCCCAGGCCGCGAAAGAGATCAAAGCGCTTATCGAAAACTCCGGCAACCGCGTCGACGCGGGCTCGCAGCTGGTGCGCGAAGCGGGTGAAACCATGAAAGAAGTGGTCGGCGCGGTGACGCGCGTAACCGATATCATGGGTGAAATCGCCTCGGCGTCAGATGAGCAGAGCCGCGGTATCGATCAGGTGGGTCTGGCGGTCTCCGAGATGGATAAAGTGACGCAGCAGAACGCCGCGCTGGTAGAAGAGTCCGCCGCCGCAGCAGCAGCTCTTGAAGATCAGGCGGGCAAGCTTAACGAAGCGGTCGCGGTGTTCAAACTCAACCGCGCCCAGGCGCGCGCGGCGAGCGTTGCGCCGCAGGCATCAACCTTCAGCGCGCCAGCGCCGGTGGCGAGCCTCAAAGCCGCGCCAGCAGGCGGCAGCGACAACTGGGAAACGTTCTAA
- a CDS encoding DMT family transporter, translating to MLTGVLYALLAGLMWGLIFVGPLLVPEYPAVLQSMGRYLALGLLALPLAWAGRGRLKQLTARDWLTALALTMMGNLIYYVCLASAIQRTGAPVSTMIIGTLPVVIPVFANLLYSRRDGRLPWRRLCPALAAIFCGLVCVNFAELRHGLPGFTPGRYASGIALASVSVICWAWYALRNARWLRENPDKHPMMWATAQGLVTLPVSLVGYIAACLWLSANNSGFALPFGPRPGVFIGLMIAIALCCSWIGALCWNIASQRLPTVILGPLIVFETLAGLLYTFLLRQSLPPLLTLTGIALLAAGVVMAVRVKIVPVAERVTQEAP from the coding sequence ATGTTAACGGGTGTGTTGTATGCCCTGCTGGCGGGGTTAATGTGGGGGCTGATTTTCGTCGGCCCCTTACTGGTGCCGGAATACCCGGCGGTATTGCAGTCGATGGGGCGCTATCTGGCGCTGGGTCTGCTGGCGCTGCCGCTGGCGTGGGCCGGGCGCGGGCGGTTAAAACAGCTTACCGCGCGCGACTGGCTGACCGCGCTGGCGCTGACCATGATGGGCAATCTTATCTATTACGTGTGCCTTGCGAGCGCCATTCAGCGCACCGGCGCGCCGGTCTCCACGATGATCATCGGCACGCTGCCGGTGGTCATTCCGGTCTTCGCCAATCTGCTCTATAGCCGTCGCGACGGCAGGCTGCCCTGGCGGCGGTTGTGCCCGGCGCTGGCGGCGATTTTCTGCGGGCTGGTCTGCGTTAATTTCGCCGAGCTGCGTCACGGTCTGCCGGGCTTTACGCCGGGCCGCTACGCAAGCGGCATTGCGCTCGCGAGCGTGTCGGTGATTTGCTGGGCGTGGTATGCGCTGCGTAACGCCCGCTGGCTGCGGGAAAACCCCGATAAACACCCGATGATGTGGGCGACCGCGCAAGGGCTGGTGACGCTGCCGGTTTCGCTGGTGGGTTATATCGCCGCGTGCCTGTGGCTTTCGGCCAATAATAGCGGCTTCGCGCTGCCCTTCGGCCCGCGCCCTGGCGTGTTTATCGGCCTGATGATCGCCATTGCGCTCTGCTGTTCGTGGATTGGCGCGCTGTGCTGGAATATTGCAAGCCAGCGCCTGCCGACCGTGATCCTCGGTCCGCTTATCGTTTTTGAAACACTGGCCGGGCTGCTCTATACCTTTTTGCTGCGCCAGAGCCTGCCGCCACTGCTGACCCTGACCGGCATCGCGCTGCTGGCCGCAGGCGTGGTGATGGCGGTGCGGGTGAAAATCGTGCCGGTCGCGGAGCGCGTGACGCAGGAGGCGCCATAA
- a CDS encoding DUF1349 domain-containing protein: MENLADWRWLNEPARWRRESDALHVTTDAQTDFWQTTWYGFQRHSGHVFGTDIAGEFTFQVRVEGDFTTLYDQAGLFLMADEQRWLKAGIEYNDAQPMIGSVLTLERSDWATGIFPAAQNHFWLRLTRQNQSLRLQYSTDGDTWPLLRLCPFPQVERYFLGAMCCSPSRAGLEIVFSDFRLGPPNGKDLHDLS; this comes from the coding sequence ATGGAAAATCTGGCGGACTGGCGCTGGCTGAATGAACCCGCACGCTGGCGGCGCGAAAGTGACGCGCTGCATGTCACCACCGATGCGCAAACCGATTTCTGGCAAACCACCTGGTATGGCTTTCAGCGCCATTCCGGGCACGTTTTCGGTACGGATATCGCCGGTGAGTTTACGTTCCAGGTGCGCGTCGAGGGCGATTTCACCACGCTGTATGACCAGGCGGGGCTGTTCCTGATGGCGGACGAACAACGCTGGCTGAAAGCGGGTATTGAGTATAACGACGCGCAGCCGATGATAGGCAGCGTGCTGACGCTTGAGCGCTCCGACTGGGCGACCGGCATTTTCCCCGCCGCGCAGAATCACTTCTGGCTGCGCCTGACGCGCCAGAACCAGAGCCTGCGCCTGCAATACTCCACCGACGGCGACACCTGGCCGCTGCTGCGCCTGTGCCCATTTCCGCAAGTGGAGCGCTATTTCCTCGGCGCGATGTGCTGTTCGCCGTCGCGCGCCGGGCTTGAGATAGTTTTCTCCGATTTTCGCCTCGGGCCGCCCAACGGCAAAGATCTGCACGATCTGAGCTGA
- a CDS encoding AraC family transcriptional regulator → MHGVPDQFTDERDSARFRQLPALPGVELYHAHIAHYAFEPHTHEAFGIGAIELGAERFRYRGAQHVAAVNSLVTMNPDELHTGEAATQQGWRYRMIYLEPETLAQLTGERHWWFGEVERHDPLRARQTGQLIAALWSAPDTLAQQGLLLELIDTFRPYARHAPQAAEGAHRFDRVRDFLYENYMLPLTLDEIAAEAALSPYHFQRQFKARYDVTPHQMLMAVRLWRAKQFLAAGLPAAEVAAAVGLSDQPHLTRAFTRRYGITPARYQKQVAR, encoded by the coding sequence GTGCACGGCGTACCCGATCAGTTCACCGACGAACGCGACAGCGCCCGCTTCCGGCAACTGCCTGCGCTGCCGGGCGTGGAGCTTTATCACGCCCATATCGCGCATTACGCTTTTGAGCCACACACCCACGAGGCCTTTGGCATCGGCGCGATTGAACTTGGCGCCGAACGCTTTCGCTATCGCGGCGCGCAACACGTGGCGGCGGTCAATTCGCTCGTCACCATGAACCCCGATGAACTGCACACCGGCGAAGCGGCGACCCAGCAGGGCTGGCGCTACCGGATGATCTATCTGGAGCCAGAAACGCTGGCGCAGCTCACTGGCGAGCGCCACTGGTGGTTTGGCGAGGTGGAGCGTCACGACCCGCTACGCGCCCGCCAGACCGGCCAGCTTATCGCCGCACTCTGGTCCGCGCCGGATACGCTCGCGCAGCAGGGGTTGCTGCTTGAGCTTATCGACACCTTCCGCCCGTACGCGCGCCACGCGCCGCAGGCTGCCGAAGGCGCGCACCGCTTCGACCGGGTGCGCGATTTTCTCTACGAAAATTACATGCTGCCGCTGACGCTCGATGAGATTGCCGCCGAAGCGGCGTTAAGCCCTTATCATTTCCAGCGCCAGTTTAAAGCCCGCTATGACGTGACGCCGCACCAGATGCTGATGGCGGTGCGGCTGTGGCGCGCCAAACAGTTTCTCGCCGCTGGCCTGCCCGCCGCCGAAGTCGCCGCTGCCGTGGGCCTTTCCGATCAACCGCACCTCACCCGCGCGTTTACCCGCCGCTACGGCATTACGCCCGCCCGCTACCAGAAACAGGTGGCTCGCTAG
- a CDS encoding lysozyme inhibitor LprI family protein produces the protein MKAHLLALPLLLCSAAAWSMSCDNPRSPYDTTYCAALEMVQGDRDLNQQYKNTMSVLSPAQKQVVKNAQISWLKVRDHECAEGSTLLLGCANEKMAARIALLKSIERECRNAGCNDADLSRIE, from the coding sequence ATGAAAGCACACCTTCTCGCACTTCCGCTGCTGCTGTGCAGCGCCGCCGCGTGGTCCATGAGCTGTGACAATCCGCGCAGCCCGTATGACACCACTTACTGCGCCGCGCTGGAAATGGTTCAGGGCGACCGCGACCTCAACCAGCAATATAAAAACACCATGTCAGTGCTCTCGCCTGCGCAGAAACAGGTCGTGAAAAACGCGCAGATCTCCTGGCTGAAAGTGCGCGATCACGAGTGCGCGGAAGGCTCCACGCTGCTGCTCGGCTGCGCGAATGAAAAAATGGCCGCCCGCATTGCGCTGCTGAAAAGCATCGAGCGCGAGTGCCGCAACGCCGGGTGCAACGACGCCGACCTCTCCCGCATCGAATAA